CGACACAGCGATTGGTGAAGGCGGCTATCAGGGCATTCACAATGCGCCTCCGTGGCGTTCAGCCTCGGCTTGAGGAACGGCATATTCTATGCCTCGTCGATTACACTCGGAGCCTCACGAGGAACGCGTAGCAAGTTTTGGTCACCCATTCTTCCCACTAAAAGCCTGAAAAAGCTGGCGCCAGTGAcagggaagaggggagagagcagAAAACTGCGAGCCGTAGCCATTAACGGCGAGCGCCGACGAGCTGAGGAGAGGGGAGATGCGACGAGCCGTAGCCGCCGCCCGAGGCTAGACCCGGCGAGCGCCGGACTgggctgctccgccgccgctccgctggcGCCGACgccatcctcctcgccgcgccgccaagCTCGTCACCATCCTCCTCTCCacgccgccgacctcgtcgccgtccgcgccgccgagctccacGCCGGTGAGCTCCGTGAGCTCTGCGCCGCCGGAGAGGACGAGCTCCCGCCGTCCCGCTCCACCCCGGTGAGCTCCGCCAGATCCACGCCGGTGAGCTCCGTGAGCTCCGCACCGCCGGAGCTAGTGAGCTCCGTGCCGTCCCGCTCCACGCATGCGAGCTCTgcggaaggagggagggagaggggcacCGGCGGACGAAGAggtggggcgcggcggcggcggcggcggcggcggcggcgagcacgtgAGCCTCGGGTGCTCCTCCCATCCTCCGCCGGTGGGGGAGatagtggagagagagagagggggggagatgAAAAGTGTGTGGGAGTGGGACCCATGAAAAGTGGGTGGGAGTGGGAGTTGCATTGTGAGGTGAGTTGCTTTAGAGGAGCTTGGTCCTATGTGGCATCACAAATTCGTTCGTGGCCCATGACGCATTGTGAATGGCCTCAAGCGACTCGGGAATCAGGACAAGGACGAAGGAGGTGATTCGCTATCAAGCGGAGAACCCGATGCACTGCCTGTAACATCTACCATGATGACATAGGCAGAGATCTCAAATAGCGACAATACCAAGCATACCGTTGAACAAACATAGAGATATACGTGCATTACAAGCAGTCTGGTTGGAAAGatgttttggagaaaaaaaaaagcttgaaaCAAACCATAGACCGATACACCTCCATAATGATTTAAGGGTTGGATAAACAATGGGATGCATATAAAACTTTCAGCCTAAACAACAAAACAGTGGTCAGGGTACGACTATGTTCATCGTCTACATAAACCAGTAGACGTGGTGGTTCTATCATCAACATTATAGCTAGGATCTGACTATATCGCTAGTCTACACATAACTAGTAGGTGTGGCAATTCCACCACCACCATAGTAAACATTAATGGAAACTCGACAACAACTAGTTGCCGACCACCACCATCATTCTCGCCGATATAGTCATAGGCTAGATTAGGGTTCCATTGCATACCTTGTACTCATGTAATTGATATAGTGAAAAACACTTGACTCCGGCCAAATAGGACATATAGTCATTACCCATCTAAGGGGCATAAACTGTATAAAACACATTGTCTGTTGTCTCACGAATAGTTGCAAGTAGGGCTATCAAAAAAGCTCGAAGCTCGCAAGCTGCTCGAGCTTGATTCGTTACAGGCTtgattcgagctcggctcaAATACTAGACAAGCCAAGCTCAAGCCTAGGCTGAGGCTCGCAAGCCtagcaagctcgagctcgaatAGCTCGGCAAGGCTTGATTAGCATAAGATGTATTGCATGTAGGAAGATATTCTTGATGGGTCCATGTATACTTGTCATCGTGCTTGACCTACTCAAGTCTCAAGACCTCATCGATGCTTCTCAATAAAGCAATTATCCGGCTGCTAGTAATAGTACTACTATTCCTATTAGATGTAGTAGCTAGCTTTTGTTAATTGCAACGTTTTAAAGCCATGAATTCATGAGAAAAGCTGCAGAGGCTTTATTCAAGATAAGTAGCACCCATTAATTTTGACTACCGATAATTTGCATTAATATCTCTTATACAAGTGTAAGTTTTTTGGAGTTTCACCAAGACAAGCTGTCAAGCTCGAGTAGGCTCgaagctcgctcgagctcgaaCTCGAGCTCACTCCCAAGCTCGATCAGTATCCAGGCttggctcgagctcggctcgagttCATGTCAAGCTCAAGCCTACGTAGCCAAATTCGCTCGAGCTCAGCTCGTTGACAGCCTTAGTTGCACGAATGTCACTCATTGATCAATAGTAAGTTATTTATTCAAGAGACTCAAGGCATGTTCATTTTGCTACCATCTTTAACCCTACCAttgtatttttcatatataatcAATTGGAGTGAGGAAACTCGAAGTATGGTACTCTGAACAAGAGCAATAGTAGACAGTGAATAAATGAGATGGGCACATCAGGTTGCACGCCTGCCCCGGCTAGAAGGTACTACATTCTCCCATAGCACTACCCTAAAGAATCAAGAAAACAGATAAATGAATAGTTCCTTGTACATATCTACTATATGCTAATTAATGATGAAAGGAGAGGAACCAATATACATCCAGTTCAAGTTACCTATCTGAACTCTGAATCAGCCCGTTCAAGTCACTAATATTTTGGTTAAATCGTGAAGAACCCATTTGTATTTTTATAGACTAATCTTGCTTCTTGGATACACCTTTAGCCACATTTTGTGTGTCTCGTGTAGTTCCTATAGTTTCAAAGGATCCTGAAAGTGCATATCAAGACATCAGAAATACCTTCTTGTTGAGCAAGGCAAACCATACTGCTTTCCTTGAGAATATTAAATCCCAGTATGTGAAAACTGTCATGGTTTAAATTATTGCACGGCTTAATTAAATTCCCGACGcatttaactgttttattagTCATTCCTACATTTATGGTCTTATTATTTATATCCATGTTTATCCTTGACAACCCTAGGTAAACAAAATCAGCTAGTGAAAGTTATATATCTAGTGCTTAGTAGATATTTTAGGTTTATGCTTAGCCAAGCTCAGAACATAGCATTTTTATGCGGGAATAATTACTGCAATTTGATGATGGATCTCAAGTGCCAAGTGCCTCTTAGTCTCGACAAGGTCGCCGATTAGTTGGGAGAAAATGCCTTACAAAACCAAAACCTATTTTCAGGGAGGGCTTAGGTGTACGCTAGTTGTTTCGAAGGATGCACCTCGGCCACTAAAAGGATAAATCTTTCGATCTGCCATCGTTATAAAGCATAATTGCTAACTTATTTGCAATTAAATTAGAAGTAGGCATTGATATTTTCTAACAGCAAACCTTCTAACCATCAACAAGTATGAAATGGATGATTGGACAGAGTAAAGACACTTGCTTATAGGAATGAATTCAAGCTAACAAATAATTTAGAGCAAGTTATCCAGAAATGCTGATCCCAGAGCGTTCGATGCGAGACCAAACATCGGACGGTCAAATAAGGTGGGGACCGCAGTTGATTGAATCCACCACAACCTTATCGTCTCATTTTCTCCTCATTGTTTTTGTGCTCATAGGAAACACATGATGACATCACCATCGTCGCCGCACCCACCGAGACATTAAGTGGGAGGAGGTCACCGGTGGCCACGCGGGTGGCGACGGGGCAGCGCGATGCGAAGAGGAAGGACGGCGCCGGTGACCACGCTGGCGGTGGCGTGGCATGCTGAGGCGAAAGCGAGGACCGGAAGAGGTGCTAGCCCTCTACCCGTGGCGAAGCAGTGCCATGCGAAGAAGGAGGCGCTGGACTGGATGCCGATGCAGCTAGCCCTGGTGGGGTCGCTCACCTGAAGTCGTTGCTTGCCCTCATCCTCGTCTACGCATCATGTCACTTGTCTCCTCATGCCAGCTGCTTGGTTTCGGTGGCCGGAATAGAAGTCAGAGGAGTGGGTTTTATTGTGAATTAAAGTGATGTTACGgtttatttgtattttttttacttgattGTATTAAGGTGTTTTATTTCGTTTTGATTCAATATTGTATACATTGATTTCTTGGTGTTGCAATCGATATGTTTTAGTAGTGTATTTAGTTGAAACAACTATGCTCTAGTGCGGAAACATTTCTCTTATTGTGAAACATCTAGAACACTTTTGTTGCAACAATTTTTATCGAAGGGTGAAACATGTGAACATCAATAACACGGTGCAATACTTTCCAATGATTTGAAAAAAATCAGACATCCCATCAATAGCAGGCTCCCAAGCTATCTAAACAATgctgatgtatttttttaaagaaaaaaaaatcgacgaGCCATAATGAGAAGAACGGGCATCAGCCATCACCCGATGAGCATGTGGAACAGCATGTCGTTGCAGGCGTCCATGGCGCCGGGAAGGCACCAGTGCACGCAGTCCCGCGACACCTTGAACTTGTCCGGCTGCCACAGCCTGTACTTGCTCGGGTGGCCGTCCGGCCGCTGCGCCATGGCCTCCGTCGCGTCCATCAGCAGCATCCTCGCCGCCTCTTTCCCCCTCTTccccgccgtctcctccgccgccgccgcgaactcCTCGACCTGTATCCGGTGCATGTCCTTCTCCATGGCGTTCAACTCCcactcgccgcgccgcgccggccgagTCCGGAGGCAGTCCCCGTCCCCGTTCCACGTCCCGTTCTCGTAGTGCGACGGCGAGATCGTCCGCACGATCACCGTCCTCCTCGTGGCGTGGCGGTGcgagcccgtcgccgccgcccggagcGCGCTCCGGAACGCCATCCGGAGGGAGTAACGGAGGGTGAGGTCGGTGACGTTCGGGGACAGGCAGGTGTTGCACCCGacgaggcggccgcggcggtcgTAGAACATCGACGGCCGGTAGAACCAGCTCccggcggagacgacgacgtaGTCGAACGCGCCGACGTGCGCCGCCCACCCGGCGTCGGGCTCGTCGAGGTGGAGGCTCCACAGGCCGGAGCCGCTCCCCGTCGGGCCGTCGGGGTCCGTCTCGACGGCGCGGACGAGGAACGGCGACCAGAACGCCGTGACGGTGAGGCCGTGCCGCTCGAAGCGGTACGCGTAGCTGCCGTtcgtccacggcgccggccgctcGGCGTGCGACAGGAGGCACACCAGCGAGTGCATCTGGTTCCTCGCCAGCGAGTCCCCGACGAACGCCACCGACCTGCCCCTCATCGCGGCGAGAAACCTCGCCGCGTCGAACCGCAGCAGCTCGCACCCGCCgtccggccgccaccgccaccggacGTACCCAAGATCCGGCCGTCCGTACCGCATGCAATCATAGTGTCCATGGATCACCGGACAGCTCTCGCTGGtgtacggcggcggctcgccggccaTGTCCGGCACCCACTCGCCCTTGAAGATGTCACAGCCAGacgtgtcgccgccgacgccatccgCCGTCTTCGTCATCACCTCCGgcgccagcagcagcggcagcggcacgcgGCCGGGTAGGCTGACGGTGGCGAGCACCAGAAcgcacgcggcgacggcggcggcgggaagcacATAGCGTAGGCCGTAATGAGCAATGGATGGCAGCTTGATCACCTCGTGAAACTTCATCATCGACCTGGTTGGTCAACGTCCACACTACAGCTTAGCTTAGCTCATGGATATGAAATGAGATGAGATTGCTGTATATACATCGAATTTTTTCTGCAGTTTTTGTCACGAATATTCATTAGATTACGTGATAAATTAGCATTCAGCGTACACTTGGGATGGTGGATTCCACGCGTGTAGTTTGAGATAACCACCTGTTTATTACTAGGTCTTGGCGAAATGGAAAGAATCGAAGTGCTAAACAGGTGTGGTGGTTTGAGACCAGGGGCACTGGCCACCTGTATGAGCTAGCCTAGCAGCAGCTTTCCCTTTCTGTCTGATAATCTTTTGACTGCATGTCGAGATCAGCCAACTTGAGTTCAACCACTGCTTTTGAATCGGCTAGATTATTCCTAATTCTTCCAGATTTGTCACAAAATATCAATATAGTATCTCAAATCGATTACGATGTTTGTTCTGAAATTTTTCGCAATATTGGGCCTCAGGTCGATTTAGGTCCATACAGACGGAATCACAATAACCCTTTGCGAATGCAGCAAACAGGACCAAAATGTTTGAGTTCAGCTCGTGCAATTTGCTAGAAATTCACATGGATCATGGACGGTGGTTTTGAAATTCTAGACTGAATTCAGGAGTGAATGtatttttctctgtttttttcgGCTGCTACGTTCGTTTGATCAATAACCTAACTAACTAGCTTTGCGATGTGAGCAACATGTGTGAGAGCATGTCGTTCcaggcgtcgacggcgccgggGACGCACCAGTGCACGCAGTCGTTGGAGATGGTGAAGTACTCCTTCATCCATCCCTTGCGACGCGTCCATCCCCTGTACCTGCTCGGGTGCGCGTCCGCCCGCAGTATCATCGCCTCCGTCGTGTCCATCAGCATCATCCTCgccccaccgccgctcgccgccctctTCGCCGCCTCGAACTCCTCCACCTACGAAGCTCAGAACACACGTTCCCTAGAAAGAACAAGATAATTGATCACTAGATCAATGGAGAAAAATCAAGAAATTAACCTGCAGCGTGTGGAAGTCGAGCTCGACGCCCTGCAGCGTCTTCTCGCCGCGCCGGTACGGCCGCGTCCGGACGCAGTTCCCGTCCTTGTTCCACTCCCCGCCCTCGTACTGCGACGGCGACACGGTCCGAAGCACGGcggtcacgccgccgccgccgccgccgcccaccacggCGCGGAGCGCGGCGCGGGTGGCCATGCGGAGCGCGTACCGCAGCGTGAGGTCGGTGACGTTGGGGAGGAGGCAGTGGTGGCAGCCCACGAGCCGGCCGGCCTCGTACAGCATCGACGGCCGGTAGAACCAGCTCGACGCCGACACGACGGCGTAGTCGAACGCCGGGACGTGCGGCGCCCACACTGCGTCGGGCTCGTCGAGGTAGAGGTTCCACAGGCCCGTGTGCGCCGGCccgtcggcgtcgacgagcTCGTTCTGGACCAGGAACGGCGCCCAGAAGCTGAGGACGGTGAAGTTGTAGCCGCCGCCGTAGTGGTACACCGTGTGCTCGCTGCTCGGCCAGCTCGTCGTCGGCTCGGCGACCTGCAGGCCGGCCAACAAAACGTCACACCCTTGTTGCTGCTGGCCCATTTCTGACCGTCCGATCAAGCGATCGACGGGTCAGATCGAAGCTAGTACTGTAGCAAATCCGGCACGTTTTTCACTTTTTTACCCTGGTCAGTAGACAGATGAGGGAGTTCATGTGGTTCCTGGCAAGGGAATCCCCAATGAAGGCCAAGGTCTTCCCCCTCATGGAGGAGAGGAAGCGCGCCGGGTCGAGACGGGGGAGATCACAACTGTCGGGACGCCACCGCCACTGCACGAAGCCAAGGTCCGGCTTTCCGTACTTCATACAGTCATAGTGCTCGTGGATGACCGAGCAGGTGTTGTTGGTGTAGTAAGGTGCATCAGGATCCGGAACCCACTCTCCCCTAAATATGTTGCAGGCCTCGTCGGCGGCCTTCTGCCCaccgggggaggaggagaaggaagagTAAGACAGTGTTCGCGACTTAGTTGTCGGGAAGGGGAAGTATGTATTAGAGACGGTGAGGATGAC
The Oryza sativa Japonica Group chromosome 6, ASM3414082v1 DNA segment above includes these coding regions:
- the LOC107278203 gene encoding protein trichome birefringence-like 19; translated protein: MMKFHEVIKLPSIAHYGLRYVLPAAAVAACVLVLATVSLPGRVPLPLLLAPEVMTKTADGVGGDTSGCDIFKGEWVPDMAGEPPPYTSESCPVIHGHYDCMRYGRPDLGYVRWRWRPDGGCELLRFDAARFLAAMRGRSVAFVGDSLARNQMHSLVCLLSHAERPAPWTNGSYAYRFERHGLTVTAFWSPFLVRAVETDPDGPTGSGSGLWSLHLDEPDAGWAAHVGAFDYVVVSAGSWFYRPSMFYDRRGRLVGCNTCLSPNVTDLTLRYSLRMAFRSALRAAATGSHRHATRRTVIVRTISPSHYENGTWNGDGDCLRTRPARRGEWELNAMEKDMHRIQVEEFAAAAEETAGKRGKEAARMLLMDATEAMAQRPDGHPSKYRLWQPDKFKVSRDCVHWCLPGAMDACNDMLFHMLIG
- the LOC4340732 gene encoding protein trichome birefringence-like 19 isoform X1, with protein sequence MTPLNNLCNFRVKKQYYNPRCLIPAVSLLLFVVILTVSNTYFPFPTTKSRTLSYSSFSSSPGGQKAADEACNIFRGEWVPDPDAPYYTNNTCSVIHEHYDCMKYGKPDLGFVQWRWRPDSCDLPRLDPARFLSSMRGKTLAFIGDSLARNHMNSLICLLTRVAEPTTSWPSSEHTVYHYGGGYNFTVLSFWAPFLVQNELVDADGPAHTGLWNLYLDEPDAVWAPHVPAFDYAVVSASSWFYRPSMLYEAGRLVGCHHCLLPNVTDLTLRYALRMATRAALRAVVGGGGGGGVTAVLRTVSPSQYEGGEWNKDGNCVRTRPYRRGEKTLQGVELDFHTLQVEEFEAAKRAASGGGARMMLMDTTEAMILRADAHPSRYRGWTRRKGWMKEYFTISNDCVHWCVPGAVDAWNDMLSHMLLTSQS
- the LOC4340732 gene encoding protein trichome birefringence-like 20 isoform X2, with translation MKYGKPDLGFVQWRWRPDSCDLPRLDPARFLSSMRGKTLAFIGDSLARNHMNSLICLLTRVAEPTTSWPSSEHTVYHYGGGYNFTVLSFWAPFLVQNELVDADGPAHTGLWNLYLDEPDAVWAPHVPAFDYAVVSASSWFYRPSMLYEAGRLVGCHHCLLPNVTDLTLRYALRMATRAALRAVVGGGGGGGVTAVLRTVSPSQYEGGEWNKDGNCVRTRPYRRGEKTLQGVELDFHTLQVEEFEAAKRAASGGGARMMLMDTTEAMILRADAHPSRYRGWTRRKGWMKEYFTISNDCVHWCVPGAVDAWNDMLSHMLLTSQS